A stretch of the Sutcliffiella horikoshii genome encodes the following:
- a CDS encoding restriction endonuclease subunit S: MKSKLKPEIRFSGFTGEWEQRKFGDNVEFYSGLTYSPDNITKKGTLVLRSSNVKNGEIVDADNVYVDPKVVNSRNVVIGDIIVVVRNGSRNLIGKHASVKKKMDNTVIGAFMTGIQSKIPSFTNALLDSNQFAIEINKNLGATINQITTGEFKKMQFSFPSNNEQIKIGNFFKQQDEMIALHQQELTTLKQTKQGFLQKMFPKEGESVPEVRFPGFNEKWEKCKLGEIVNITMGQSPNGENYTVNPNDHILVQGNADIKNGWVTPRVWTTQVTKTAIKGDIILSVRAPVGDVGKTQYDVVLGRGVAGIKGNEFIFQTLVKMKSNGFWTRYSTGSTFESINSIDLKEAIISVPEGAEQTKIGNFFKQLDNTISLHQRELDALKETKKAFLQRMFV; the protein is encoded by the coding sequence GTGAAAAGTAAGCTAAAACCAGAAATTCGATTTTCAGGATTCACTGGAGAGTGGGAACAACGTAAGTTTGGAGATAATGTAGAATTTTATTCCGGTTTAACGTATTCTCCAGATAATATTACCAAAAAAGGTACATTAGTATTAAGATCCTCAAATGTAAAAAACGGAGAAATAGTAGATGCAGATAATGTATATGTTGACCCAAAAGTTGTGAATTCTCGGAACGTTGTAATTGGAGATATTATTGTTGTAGTTCGGAACGGATCTCGAAACTTAATCGGTAAACATGCTTCAGTTAAGAAAAAAATGGATAATACAGTTATCGGTGCTTTTATGACTGGTATTCAATCTAAGATACCTTCATTTACTAATGCATTATTAGATTCAAATCAGTTTGCTATTGAAATTAATAAGAATCTGGGAGCTACTATTAACCAAATTACTACTGGGGAATTTAAGAAGATGCAGTTTTCTTTTCCGTCAAATAACGAACAAATCAAAATCGGTAACTTTTTTAAACAACAAGACGAGATGATCGCTCTTCATCAGCAAGAACTAACCACCCTCAAACAAACAAAACAAGGGTTCTTACAAAAAATGTTTCCAAAAGAAGGGGAGTCCGTGCCAGAAGTACGCTTTCCTGGATTTAATGAAAAGTGGGAAAAGTGTAAGTTGGGTGAGATTGTAAATATTACTATGGGACAATCGCCCAATGGAGAAAATTATACGGTAAATCCCAATGACCATATTTTAGTTCAGGGTAATGCAGATATAAAGAATGGTTGGGTTACACCACGTGTTTGGACTACTCAAGTTACTAAAACTGCAATTAAAGGAGATATCATCCTAAGTGTTCGTGCTCCAGTTGGAGACGTTGGGAAAACTCAATATGACGTTGTCCTGGGACGGGGAGTTGCAGGAATTAAGGGGAATGAATTTATTTTCCAAACACTAGTTAAAATGAAATCTAATGGATTTTGGACGAGATATAGTACAGGGTCTACATTTGAATCAATTAATTCAATTGATTTAAAAGAAGCAATTATCAGCGTGCCTGAAGGAGCAGAACAAACTAAAATCGGAAACTTCTTTAAACAACTAGACAACACTATTAGTCTTCATCAACGAGAATTGGATGCCTTAAAAGAAACGAAAAAAGCATTTCTGCAAAGGATGTTTGTTTAA